In Triticum aestivum cultivar Chinese Spring chromosome 5B, IWGSC CS RefSeq v2.1, whole genome shotgun sequence, the following proteins share a genomic window:
- the LOC123110031 gene encoding microtubule-associated protein 70-1 → MADPYGDGRALRNHQPPAQQQQQQRPRLKPALEMEDLISLLHGSDPVRIELTRLENDLHYKEKELGDAQAEIKALRLSERAREKAVEDLTEELAKVDGKLKLTESLLESKNLEAKKINDEKKAALAAQFAAEATLRRVHAAHKDDDMPPIEAILAPLEAELKLARQEIAKLQDDNRALDRLTKSKEAALLEAERTVQIALAKASLVDDLQNKNQELMKQIEICQEENKILDRMHRQKVAEVEKLTQTVRELEEAVLAGGAAANAVRDYQRKVQEMNEEMKTLDRELARAKVSANRVAVVVANEWKDGNDKVMPVKQWLEERRLLQGEMQQLRDKLAIAERAARSEAQLKDKFQLRLKVLEEGLRMSTSRTNASAARRQSIGGAESASKTNGFLSKRPSFQMRTSVSTTTTTLVNHAKGASKSFDGGCRSLDRYKGHVNGAGMNVSTDSSEDKESNNSDEKPSEFTSVESEDTVSGMLYDMLQKEVVALRKACHEKDQSLKDKDDAVEMLAKKVDTLTKAMESEAKKMRRDVAAMEKEVVAMRLEKEQDTKARRFGSSSASANSSQMPPGRTLPRSGSARNM, encoded by the exons atggccgacccgtacggcgacGGCCGGGCGCTGAGGAACCATCAGCCGccggcgcagcagcagcagcagcagcggcccaGGCTGAAGCCGGCGCTGGAGATGGAGGACCTCATCAGCCTGCTCCACGGCTCCGATCCCGTCCGCATCGAGCTCACCCGCCTCGAGAACGACCTCCACT ACAAGGAGAAGGAGCTCGGCGACGCGCAGGCGGAGATCAAGGCCCTGCGCCTCTCCGAGCGGGCGCGCGAGAAGGCCGTCGAGGAT CTTACCGAAGAACTGGCAAAGGTGGATGGGAAGCTCAAGCTCACAGAGTCTCTCCTGGAAAGCAAg AACCTTGAAGCCAAGAAGATCAACGACGAGAAGAAAGCGGCGCTTGCTGCCCAGTTTGCAGCCGAGGCTACGCTGCGGAGGGTTCATGCAGCGCACAAGGACGATGACATGCCCCCCATCGAGGCCATCCTTGCgccgctggaggccgagctgaaacTAGCCCGTCAAGAG ATTGCAAAACTACAAGATGACAACAGGGCATTGGACCGTCTTACAAAATCCAAGGAAGCTGCTCTGCTGGAAGCAGAGAGGACAGTTCAGATAGCATTAGCGAAAGCTTCCTTGGTGGATGATTtacaaaacaaaaaccaagaatTGATGAAACAGATCGAGATATGTCAG GAAGAGAACAAAATCTTGGACAGAATGCACCGCCAGAAGGTTGCTGAGGTCGAAAAGCTTACTCAGACTGTCAGAGAGCTAGAAGAAGCTGTTCTTGCTGGTGGTGCCGCCGCAAATGCTGTGAGGGACTATCAGCGGAAAGTTCAGGAGATGAAT GAGGAAATGAAAACTCTGGATCGTGAGCTTGCTCGTGCAAAGGTTTCAGCAAATAGGGTCGCGGTAGTGGTGGCAAATGAGTGGAAAGATGGCAATGATAAAGTAATGCCTGTTAAGCAATGGCTCGAAGAACGGAGGCTTCTCCAA GGAGAAATGCAGCAACTCCGTGATAAACTTGCTATAGCAGAGAGGGCTGCAAGATCAGAAGCTCAACTAAAG GACAAGTTCCAGCTACGGCTTAAAGTACTCGAGGAAGGATTGAGAATGTCAACATCTCGAACCAATGCAAGTGCTGCGCGCCGTCAGTCTATTGGTGGTGCTGAGAGTGCATCTAAGACCAATGGCTTTCTATCAAAGCGGCCATCATTCCAGATGAGAACATCGGTATCTACTACCACGACTACTCTCGTGAACCATGCAAAGGGGGCATCCAAGTCTTTTGATGGAGGGTGTAGATCACTTGACCGTTATAAGGGCCATGTAAATGGGGCTGGCATGAACGTATCTACCGACTCCAGCGAGGATAAGGAGTCAAACAACTCAGACGAGAAGCCTAGTGAATTTACATCTGTTGAGTCGGAGGACACGGTGTCAGGTATGCTGTATGATATGCTGCAAAAGGAGGTCGTTGCTCTAAGGAAGGCTTGTCATGAAAAGGACCAAAGCTTGAAAGACAAGGACGACGCAGTTGAG ATGTTGGCTAAGAAAGTCGACACTTTAACAAAGGCGATGGAGTCAGAGGCTAAGAAGATGAGACGGGATGTAGCTGCCATGGAAAAGGAGGTGGTGGCTATGCGATTAGAGAAAGAGCAGGATACCAAGGCAAGAAGGTTCGGCAGTTCGAGTGCTTCTGCCAACAGTTCACAGATGCCACCTGGAAG GACTCTGCCTCGGAGCGGTTCAGCACGCAACATGTGA